One window of Anaerolineales bacterium genomic DNA carries:
- a CDS encoding cation transporter, with product MTHERDLKSLRAINLGLGTNILLAIVKTTFGILGHSPALLAEGINSTSDVAYYIAASILVRMANKPADSDHPYGHRQFESIGSLLIGSFVIATALAVFWDAVDKVWDFVDGVAEFTTSHPFALYVAFATVMIKIFLTWYIRKLGRETGNPVVDALAYDHRNDLFSASAATVGIFLGQRGLPWVDPLAGALVAVLIFRTGLFILRESSTDLMAVIPSRDLAERISDLLKTIDGVTQLEELQAHRFGPHIVLNLTIGINGALTVYEGDSIASRVEETLLASMPNVRRVHVHYHPAENEHANMTIDEILEPARNNNTPHHPEFHE from the coding sequence ATGACCCACGAACGCGACCTAAAAAGCCTGCGTGCCATCAACCTGGGACTGGGCACGAACATCCTGCTCGCCATCGTCAAAACGACATTCGGCATTTTGGGTCACAGTCCCGCCCTACTCGCGGAAGGGATCAACTCCACTTCCGATGTCGCCTATTACATCGCCGCCAGCATTCTGGTGCGCATGGCAAACAAACCCGCCGACAGCGACCATCCATACGGGCATCGCCAATTCGAGAGCATCGGCTCGCTTCTGATCGGCTCCTTCGTCATCGCCACCGCCCTCGCCGTGTTTTGGGATGCGGTGGACAAGGTCTGGGATTTTGTGGACGGCGTGGCAGAGTTCACCACATCGCATCCCTTCGCTCTTTATGTCGCGTTTGCCACTGTGATGATAAAGATTTTCCTCACATGGTACATTCGCAAACTGGGCCGCGAGACCGGCAATCCTGTCGTGGATGCTCTGGCGTATGATCACCGCAACGACCTCTTCTCTGCAAGCGCGGCGACGGTCGGCATTTTCCTCGGCCAGCGCGGTCTGCCATGGGTGGATCCGCTCGCGGGCGCGTTGGTGGCGGTGCTTATCTTCCGCACGGGACTATTCATCCTGCGCGAATCCTCCACCGATCTGATGGCCGTCATCCCGAGCCGCGACCTGGCAGAGCGCATCTCGGATCTGCTCAAGACGATCGACGGCGTTACTCAACTCGAGGAACTGCAAGCCCACCGCTTCGGACCTCACATTGTGCTGAATCTGACCATTGGCATCAACGGCGCATTGACCGTTTACGAGGGCGACAGCATCGCCAGCCGCGTGGAAGAGACCTTGCTTGCCTCCATGCCGAATGTGCGGCGTGTCCATGTCCATTACCATCCCGCCGAGAATGAACACGCGAATATGACCATCGATGAGATTTTGGAACCCGCGAGAAACAATAATACCCCCCATCACCCTGAATTTCACGAATAA
- a CDS encoding zf-TFIIB domain-containing protein, whose translation MNCPKCKSELIKKYYKGMFEVDSCPNCRGMWLDFDELDKLEDVVFDEDERKGSLVHYQTRTDLSCPQCKAMLDEFQYRLYDLRLDACTANDHGFWLDAGEDERVMEIMQKRAGEMERKINAEAEWRQILERLHAFLTRKK comes from the coding sequence ATGAATTGCCCCAAGTGCAAATCTGAATTGATCAAGAAATATTACAAGGGGATGTTCGAAGTGGATTCCTGCCCGAACTGCCGCGGTATGTGGCTGGATTTCGATGAATTGGACAAACTCGAAGATGTGGTGTTCGACGAGGATGAACGCAAGGGCTCCCTGGTTCATTACCAAACTCGAACAGACCTTTCATGTCCGCAGTGTAAGGCGATGTTGGATGAATTTCAGTACCGCTTATACGACCTGCGGCTAGATGCATGCACTGCTAACGACCACGGTTTCTGGCTGGATGCCGGCGAAGACGAACGCGTGATGGAGATCATGCAAAAGCGGGCGGGGGAAATGGAGAGGAAGATCAATGCTGAGGCGGAGTGGAGGCAAATACTCGAGAGGTTGCATGCGTTTTTGACGAGAAAGAAGTAG
- a CDS encoding TlyA family RNA methyltransferase, with amino-acid sequence MPKVRLDILLVEKGLADSRAKAQALIMAGQVRVADQVALKPATPVEPDSALTVDTGPTFVSRGGEKLEGALKAFSIDVTGLVCADVGASTGGFTDCLLQRGAAKVYAIDVGKGILHWKLRNDSRVMVMEETNARFVESLPEKIDFVTVDASFISLKVLLPAIKKWFAHFPLSALEGNGKWKVENYILALIKPQFEAGKKEVSRGDGVIRDPEIHKRVLIDVLTFAKNEGFGLRGLVRSSLLGPKGNAEFLVWLDLKQNEAVVEDLVELVMKEETASG; translated from the coding sequence ATGCCGAAAGTTCGGTTGGATATCCTGCTCGTGGAAAAAGGCCTGGCGGATTCGCGCGCCAAAGCCCAGGCGCTCATCATGGCGGGACAGGTGCGGGTCGCGGATCAGGTCGCGCTCAAGCCTGCCACTCCGGTCGAGCCCGATTCTGCGCTGACGGTCGATACGGGTCCCACATTCGTCTCGCGCGGCGGCGAGAAACTCGAAGGCGCGTTGAAGGCGTTTTCCATCGATGTGACCGGGTTGGTGTGCGCCGATGTCGGTGCCTCCACGGGCGGGTTTACGGATTGTCTCTTGCAACGCGGCGCGGCAAAAGTATACGCCATCGACGTAGGCAAGGGGATTTTGCATTGGAAGCTGCGCAACGATTCCCGCGTGATGGTGATGGAGGAGACGAATGCGCGTTTTGTGGAATCCCTGCCGGAGAAGATCGATTTCGTGACGGTGGATGCGTCATTTATTTCGTTGAAGGTGTTATTGCCTGCTATCAAGAAATGGTTTGCCCACTTTCCACTTTCCGCCTTGGAGGGTAATGGAAAGTGGAAAGTGGAAAACTACATCCTTGCCCTTATCAAGCCCCAATTCGAGGCTGGCAAGAAAGAAGTCTCACGCGGCGATGGCGTGATCCGCGACCCGGAAATCCACAAGCGAGTTTTGATCGATGTGCTGACATTTGCGAAGAACGAAGGTTTCGGTTTGCGCGGACTGGTGAGATCTTCCCTGTTGGGTCCCAAGGGGAATGCCGAGTTTTTGGTCTGGCTGGATTTGAAACAGAATGAGGCTGTGGTGGAGGATTTGGTCGAGCTCGTCATGAAAGAGGAGACTGCTTCGGGCTAG
- a CDS encoding decaprenyl-phosphate phosphoribosyltransferase: MLTALFKTMRPRQWTKNVFIFAALVFDKQLFNLDSFLRTLAGFVLFCLISSSVYIFNDLADVEADRQHPDKKNRPIAAGKLPVGAAWTAGIIIVLITFALAWLLAPGFEYVVVCYFLLNMAYTKWLKHIAILDVLIIAAGFVLRVHAGVTLIAVERFSPWLYVVMTLLSLFLGFGKRRAEMALLAHGAGSHRKVFDGYTLPLLDQYIMIVSGTTIVAYSLYTFNAPNVPDNHSMMLTIPFVVYAIFRYLYLIEVKHAGGTPEEILLSDRPFQISMFLWAFAVLAIFYFS; the protein is encoded by the coding sequence ATGTTAACCGCACTGTTCAAAACCATGCGTCCGCGCCAATGGACGAAGAACGTTTTTATCTTCGCCGCGCTGGTCTTCGACAAACAACTTTTTAACCTCGATTCCTTCCTGCGCACGCTCGCGGGCTTTGTGTTGTTCTGTCTGATATCCTCCAGCGTCTACATCTTCAACGACCTCGCCGACGTGGAAGCCGACCGCCAGCATCCCGATAAAAAGAACCGCCCGATCGCCGCGGGCAAGCTTCCGGTGGGCGCTGCATGGACTGCGGGAATTATCATCGTCCTCATTACGTTTGCGCTTGCGTGGCTCCTCGCCCCCGGTTTCGAGTATGTCGTCGTTTGTTATTTCCTTCTCAACATGGCATACACCAAATGGCTCAAACACATCGCCATACTGGATGTGCTCATCATCGCGGCGGGATTCGTGCTGCGCGTTCATGCAGGTGTGACGCTCATCGCCGTCGAACGTTTCTCCCCCTGGCTCTACGTGGTCATGACCCTGCTCTCGCTTTTCCTCGGTTTCGGAAAACGCCGCGCCGAAATGGCATTGTTGGCGCACGGCGCGGGCTCGCACCGCAAGGTATTCGACGGTTATACGCTGCCACTGCTCGACCAATATATCATGATCGTCTCTGGCACAACCATCGTCGCATATTCGCTCTACACCTTCAATGCCCCCAACGTCCCGGACAACCATTCGATGATGCTCACCATTCCGTTCGTGGTCTACGCCATCTTCCGCTATCTCTATCTGATCGAAGTCAAACATGCGGGCGGCACACCGGAGGAGATCCTGCTCTCCGACCGCCCGTTTCAAATTTCCATGTTCCTGTGGGCCTTCGCCGTTCTCGCCATCTTCTATTTTTCATGA
- the mvk gene encoding mevalonate kinase has product MKASAPGKVILFGEHAVVYNRPALAVPVNQVQVEVEVSESGQPGIRIQAPIIGLTSDLASLPSDHPIGSVILKTIRHLGVSPLTNLSIQIHSTIPVAAGLGSGAAVSVALVRALSSFLDHPLPDAEINTLVFEIEKLHHGTPSGIDNTVITYNMPVYYIKGQPIETFKCGKPFTLVIGDTGVPAPTKESVGDVRRLWLRETIRFEEIFNEIAQISLIARRSIESGKPELLGELMNHNHELLRQMTVSSPELDNLVDTAKQAGALGAKLSGGGRGGNMIALVERASAESVAEALISTGAKQTIITEVK; this is encoded by the coding sequence ATGAAAGCCTCCGCCCCCGGCAAGGTCATACTCTTCGGCGAACATGCAGTTGTTTACAATCGTCCCGCCCTTGCCGTGCCCGTGAATCAGGTTCAAGTGGAAGTCGAAGTCTCGGAGTCGGGTCAACCCGGCATCCGAATCCAAGCCCCGATAATCGGACTCACCTCAGACCTTGCCTCGCTTCCTTCCGACCATCCAATTGGGTCGGTGATACTGAAAACGATTCGACACCTTGGCGTTTCCCCCCTCACAAACCTCTCCATCCAAATTCATTCAACCATCCCCGTCGCTGCAGGGCTTGGCTCCGGCGCGGCGGTTTCGGTTGCCTTGGTCCGCGCGCTTTCTTCCTTCCTCGATCATCCGCTCCCGGATGCGGAGATCAACACCCTCGTGTTCGAGATCGAAAAACTCCATCACGGCACACCCTCCGGCATCGACAATACCGTCATCACCTACAACATGCCGGTTTATTACATCAAAGGCCAGCCCATCGAGACGTTCAAGTGCGGCAAACCCTTCACCCTCGTCATCGGTGATACCGGCGTCCCTGCGCCGACCAAAGAATCGGTCGGCGACGTGAGGCGGCTGTGGTTGAGGGAAACGATTCGTTTCGAAGAGATATTCAATGAGATCGCCCAGATCTCCCTCATCGCGCGCCGTTCCATCGAAAGCGGCAAGCCCGAACTGCTGGGCGAGTTGATGAATCACAATCACGAATTGCTACGACAAATGACCGTCTCCTCCCCGGAACTGGACAACCTGGTCGATACCGCAAAGCAAGCGGGCGCGCTCGGAGCCAAACTCAGCGGCGGCGGCCGCGGCGGAAATATGATCGCGTTGGTCGAGCGAGCCTCAGCGGAGTCTGTGGCGGAGGCGTTAATCTCCACAGGCGCGAAGCAGACGATCATTACCGAAGTCAAGTAA
- a CDS encoding CPBP family intramembrane metalloprotease produces MKSKWFAPIPPYLAIWIGLFLFKNSWAALIGFHLAILIVLFILRPHLPLSTFLRNADKRLLIFTLALCALSGPGLYLLRNVLGISANLRMQLAELGLSGDVWVGFILYFSVVNPIIEEYFWRGALGSDIRTFHSIDFVYAGYHAMVLWNKTSFFSMGLTIFSLTCMGWLWRQIYRLDDSLLTPVLGHAVADLSILLAVFFIVN; encoded by the coding sequence ATGAAATCGAAATGGTTCGCGCCGATCCCGCCTTATCTCGCCATTTGGATAGGGCTGTTTCTTTTCAAAAACTCCTGGGCAGCCTTGATCGGTTTTCATCTTGCAATTCTTATTGTCTTGTTCATTTTAAGACCTCATTTGCCGTTAAGTACCTTCTTAAGAAATGCGGATAAACGCCTGCTTATATTTACTTTAGCGCTTTGCGCTTTAAGCGGACCCGGTTTATATCTGCTAAGGAACGTGCTTGGAATTTCAGCGAATCTCCGCATGCAACTTGCAGAACTTGGTTTAAGCGGGGACGTTTGGGTTGGATTTATTCTATATTTTTCGGTGGTCAATCCCATCATCGAGGAATATTTTTGGCGCGGCGCATTGGGAAGCGACATAAGAACATTTCATTCCATCGATTTCGTTTATGCCGGTTATCACGCCATGGTGCTTTGGAATAAAACTTCATTTTTTTCGATGGGACTAACGATCTTCTCATTGACCTGCATGGGTTGGCTTTGGCGGCAGATTTACCGTCTTGATGACAGTCTGCTTACCCCAGTGCTTGGTCATGCAGTCGCAGATCTTTCGATTCTGCTGGCTGTATTCTTTATAGTAAATTGA
- a CDS encoding MFS transporter: MSVGHSRYRWFVVVVFFFFMLLHQTDKLMIGSLQVQISNDFKISNTEWGLVNSGALIVATVLYPIWGYLYDRFSRTRLLSLASFIWGSTTWLNAIVKTFGGFLVTRASTGIDDSSYPGLYTLIADYFGPNIRGKVYGVLQLAQPIGYLVGMILALMVAPAIGGWRSVFYITGSLGLVIALLIFFGVKEMPRGKAEPEFENMTEMQTFKFSWTEARDIFKKKTMWFVFLQGFAGVFPWNVITYFFFAYLERERGYDANGILFTMAPVILILAGGYFLGGALGDAAFKRTNKGRILVSIIGVLLGAVFIFLALNTPTENRNQFFVFMCLTAIFMPLSSANVIATVYDVTVPEVRSTAQAVEYFIENAGAAFAPILTGLIADAIDLKTAILLICTVAWGLCFLFYIGAIFTIDGDSHNLREQMTERAKSMNAN; this comes from the coding sequence ATGTCAGTAGGTCATTCGCGTTACCGCTGGTTCGTGGTCGTTGTATTCTTCTTCTTCATGCTCCTGCACCAGACCGACAAATTGATGATCGGTTCGCTCCAGGTGCAGATCAGCAATGATTTCAAGATAAGCAACACGGAGTGGGGCTTGGTAAATTCGGGAGCCCTGATCGTCGCAACGGTCCTGTACCCGATCTGGGGATATCTATACGACCGCTTTTCGCGAACGAGACTGCTCTCGCTGGCTTCGTTCATCTGGGGCTCCACCACTTGGTTGAACGCCATCGTAAAAACGTTCGGCGGATTTCTCGTCACACGCGCGTCGACCGGAATCGATGATTCGTCCTACCCCGGCTTGTACACGCTCATCGCAGACTATTTCGGTCCGAACATTCGCGGCAAGGTGTACGGAGTTTTGCAACTCGCCCAACCCATCGGCTATCTCGTTGGGATGATCCTTGCCCTGATGGTCGCGCCAGCCATCGGCGGGTGGCGAAGCGTGTTCTACATCACCGGCTCGCTCGGATTGGTGATCGCCTTGCTGATCTTCTTCGGCGTGAAGGAAATGCCGCGCGGTAAAGCCGAACCCGAATTCGAGAACATGACCGAGATGCAGACCTTCAAATTCTCGTGGACCGAAGCGAGGGACATCTTCAAGAAAAAAACCATGTGGTTCGTCTTTTTGCAGGGCTTTGCGGGCGTCTTCCCCTGGAACGTCATCACTTATTTCTTCTTTGCTTATCTTGAAAGGGAACGCGGTTACGACGCGAACGGCATCCTGTTCACAATGGCGCCAGTCATCCTCATCCTGGCAGGCGGATATTTCCTCGGCGGCGCGCTCGGCGATGCGGCATTCAAACGTACGAACAAGGGACGCATCCTGGTATCCATTATCGGCGTGTTGCTGGGCGCGGTCTTCATATTCCTTGCGCTCAACACTCCCACCGAAAACCGAAATCAATTCTTTGTCTTCATGTGTCTGACCGCGATCTTCATGCCGCTTTCCTCCGCAAACGTCATCGCCACTGTCTATGATGTGACCGTACCCGAGGTCCGCTCGACGGCGCAGGCGGTGGAATATTTCATCGAAAACGCGGGCGCGGCATTTGCCCCGATCCTCACCGGTCTCATCGCCGATGCGATCGATCTCAAGACGGCGATCCTTCTCATCTGTACCGTCGCGTGGGGATTGTGTTTCCTCTTCTACATCGGCGCGATCTTTACCATCGACGGGGATTCACACAACTTGCGCGAACAAATGACGGAACGCGCCAAATCAATGAACGCAAATTAA
- a CDS encoding exonuclease SbcCD subunit D yields the protein MKLLHFADAHIDMANYGRHDPASGLPLRVLDFLKSLDTIVDAAIDRKVDLVIFAGDAYKDRSPAPTFQREWGRRIMRLSQAKIPTLLLVGNHDISPAVGRAHALQEFKTLQVPYVKVLDTPSLLKPGDLWELPLQVVAIPWISRSGLMASLEMSAEKPEEIFSNIESRISEILEDMLSQTDESLPVVLTAHASIEGAKYGGERLVMLGNDLVLSGSLVKNPRFNYVAMGHIHKPQDVNEGNQPPVIYPGSIERIDFGEAKEDRYFVIADIEKGRDTEIEWVQLTGVRKFIDRRTLLESSENVTEILKDKLPKPKEMSGAILRLVVEYPREWDSLIDESALRKYAADAFEFHFVKRPQIVSRSRIDEGQVVSSLSPLDLLDQYFNSAKVTNPEDLKKLAQEIISEDG from the coding sequence ATGAAACTCCTCCACTTTGCAGACGCTCACATCGATATGGCGAATTACGGACGGCATGACCCGGCTTCAGGCTTGCCGCTTCGGGTTTTGGATTTTCTCAAATCGCTCGATACCATCGTGGATGCAGCCATCGACCGCAAAGTGGATTTGGTCATCTTTGCGGGCGATGCCTATAAGGACCGTTCCCCGGCTCCGACATTCCAACGCGAGTGGGGGAGGCGCATCATGCGGCTCTCTCAGGCGAAGATTCCAACCCTGCTGCTTGTCGGCAACCATGACATTTCCCCCGCCGTCGGGCGCGCTCATGCCTTGCAGGAATTCAAGACCCTGCAAGTGCCGTACGTGAAGGTGCTGGATACACCCTCGCTCCTCAAACCCGGAGACCTATGGGAGTTGCCATTGCAGGTCGTCGCCATTCCATGGATTTCCCGCTCCGGGTTGATGGCATCCCTTGAAATGAGCGCGGAAAAGCCGGAGGAAATCTTCTCGAATATCGAATCCCGCATATCGGAAATCCTGGAAGACATGCTTTCACAAACGGACGAGTCTCTTCCCGTGGTTCTCACCGCTCACGCTTCCATCGAAGGCGCAAAATATGGCGGCGAGAGGCTCGTCATGCTCGGCAATGACCTGGTTTTATCAGGCAGTTTGGTCAAGAACCCGAGATTCAATTATGTGGCGATGGGTCATATCCACAAGCCGCAGGATGTGAACGAAGGAAACCAGCCGCCCGTTATTTATCCCGGCTCGATAGAGAGAATCGATTTCGGCGAGGCAAAGGAAGACCGTTATTTTGTTATTGCAGATATTGAAAAAGGACGGGATACGGAAATCGAGTGGGTTCAGCTCACCGGAGTGAGAAAGTTCATCGATCGCCGCACGCTTCTCGAATCCAGCGAAAACGTGACGGAAATTCTCAAAGACAAATTACCCAAACCAAAGGAAATGTCCGGGGCGATCCTCCGCCTGGTGGTCGAATATCCGCGCGAATGGGACTCCCTCATCGACGAATCGGCTCTGAGAAAATACGCTGCTGATGCCTTCGAATTCCACTTCGTCAAACGCCCGCAGATCGTTTCCCGTTCGCGCATCGACGAGGGGCAGGTGGTGAGCAGTTTGAGCCCGCTCGATTTATTGGACCAATATTTCAACTCGGCGAAAGTCACAAATCCAGAGGACCTGAAGAAACTGGCGCAGGAGATTATTTCCGAGGACGGGTAA
- a CDS encoding SDR family oxidoreductase, giving the protein MNDLSDKTILITGAARRLGRSFALACARAGADIIIHHGHSPDEADSLRDEIASLGRRDWVLASDFSNPEGISQLIERANELSPLYGLVNSASIFESLSVHDTTLDDWNRHLKINLTAPFLLSQAFANQLNAQAAVPGDVKGRIVNILDWRALRPGADHFPYTITKSALAAMTKSMAIAFAPNITVNGLALGAILPPADHSSAGESIIEAVPAKRWSEAGEAEEALLFLLSGPAYITGEIIHLDGGRHLI; this is encoded by the coding sequence GTGAATGATTTATCCGATAAGACAATCCTTATTACCGGAGCAGCCCGCCGTTTGGGACGCTCCTTTGCATTGGCGTGCGCTCGCGCCGGGGCGGATATCATCATCCATCATGGACATTCTCCCGACGAAGCCGATTCGCTTCGAGATGAAATCGCTTCACTCGGACGCCGCGACTGGGTGCTCGCTTCGGACTTTTCCAACCCTGAAGGCATTTCTCAATTAATCGAACGAGCCAACGAATTGAGTCCGCTTTATGGATTGGTCAACAGCGCATCCATCTTTGAGTCTTTGTCCGTTCACGACACAACGCTCGATGATTGGAATCGGCATTTGAAGATCAACCTCACCGCGCCGTTCCTGTTGAGTCAGGCGTTTGCAAATCAACTCAATGCTCAAGCCGCCGTCCCCGGCGACGTAAAAGGCCGCATCGTCAACATCCTCGACTGGCGCGCCCTGCGTCCCGGCGCAGACCATTTTCCCTACACAATCACCAAATCCGCCCTGGCAGCAATGACCAAATCGATGGCGATTGCTTTCGCTCCGAACATCACCGTCAATGGGTTGGCGCTGGGAGCGATACTGCCTCCGGCGGATCATTCATCAGCGGGTGAAAGCATCATCGAGGCTGTGCCTGCCAAACGTTGGAGCGAGGCGGGGGAAGCCGAAGAGGCGCTGCTGTTTTTGTTATCCGGTCCCGCCTACATCACCGGTGAGATCATTCACCTGGATGGGGGCAGACATTTGATTTAA
- the folB gene encoding dihydroneopterin aldolase: protein MDKVFIKDLLVRGIIGIREWERKKPQDILINVTVFTDTTRAGETDDINDSVDYSALAKKMQSHAETSARLTVEALANDLAKICLDIPLVKKVIVRVEKPGAVRFARSVGVEVERKRDG from the coding sequence ATGGACAAAGTCTTCATCAAGGATCTGCTTGTGCGCGGGATCATCGGCATTCGCGAGTGGGAGCGCAAGAAACCGCAGGATATTTTGATCAACGTCACGGTCTTCACCGATACGACGCGCGCAGGTGAAACGGACGACATCAACGACAGCGTGGATTACAGCGCGCTCGCAAAGAAGATGCAATCGCACGCCGAAACTTCGGCGCGGTTGACGGTCGAAGCGCTGGCGAACGACCTGGCGAAGATCTGTCTCGATATTCCTTTGGTTAAAAAAGTGATCGTGCGCGTGGAAAAACCCGGCGCGGTGCGTTTCGCAAGGTCCGTTGGCGTGGAGGTCGAACGCAAACGCGATGGATGA
- the folK gene encoding 2-amino-4-hydroxy-6-hydroxymethyldihydropteridine diphosphokinase: MDELHRLILSLGSNIEAEANLPKAVQLLREAGEVGAVSSVWESESVGFDGPNFLNACITILSPLGHIEFKERVIRPIESKLGRVRSPEKNAPRPIDIDVELCDGKPLNTDYWEYAFVIVPLAELIPEFPHPASGEAIAGVAEQVRGQVWMRKREDVVIS, encoded by the coding sequence ATGGATGAACTGCATCGCCTGATCCTCAGCCTCGGCTCGAATATCGAGGCGGAGGCAAATTTACCAAAAGCGGTTCAATTGCTGCGGGAAGCAGGGGAAGTGGGAGCCGTCTCTTCGGTCTGGGAATCGGAGTCGGTCGGCTTCGATGGACCGAATTTTCTGAATGCCTGCATTACGATCCTGTCCCCGCTTGGGCACATCGAGTTCAAGGAAAGGGTCATCCGCCCGATAGAATCGAAATTGGGACGGGTGCGCAGTCCTGAGAAGAATGCGCCTCGGCCGATCGACATCGACGTCGAACTATGCGACGGTAAGCCGCTCAATACAGATTATTGGGAATATGCCTTTGTGATCGTTCCGCTGGCGGAATTGATTCCGGAGTTTCCGCATCCCGCCTCAGGTGAAGCGATCGCCGGGGTGGCAGAACAGGTTCGAGGTCAGGTCTGGATGCGAAAGCGGGAGGATGTCGTTATATCCTGA
- the folE gene encoding GTP cyclohydrolase I FolE produces MTDPETSADFDERPTYNEEIDTDTIEESVRAMLTAFGEDPDREGLVNTPKRVARMFPELLSGYRADPEKLVNGAIFNVSYDDMVIVRDIEYFSLCEHHLLPFMGRAHVAYIPDGQVIGLSKIPRIVDMFARRLQVQERMTRQIADFIHDLLNPQGVAVVVEGLHLCAMMRGVKKVDARMTTSTMLGSFRKSINTRQEFLDHLSRGAEPLRI; encoded by the coding sequence ATGACAGACCCGGAAACAAGCGCAGATTTCGACGAGCGCCCAACTTATAACGAAGAGATCGATACGGACACCATCGAAGAGTCCGTGCGCGCCATGCTGACCGCTTTTGGCGAAGACCCCGACCGCGAAGGGCTGGTGAATACGCCCAAGAGAGTCGCGCGAATGTTCCCCGAGCTTCTGAGCGGCTACCGCGCGGACCCGGAAAAACTCGTCAACGGCGCGATTTTCAATGTTTCATACGACGACATGGTCATTGTGCGCGACATCGAATACTTCAGCCTGTGCGAGCATCACTTGCTCCCGTTCATGGGACGCGCCCACGTCGCATATATTCCCGACGGGCAGGTGATCGGACTTTCGAAGATTCCGCGCATCGTCGACATGTTCGCCCGCCGATTGCAGGTTCAGGAACGCATGACACGTCAGATTGCAGATTTTATCCATGATCTGTTAAATCCGCAGGGCGTGGCGGTTGTCGTGGAAGGATTGCATTTATGCGCAATGATGCGCGGCGTGAAGAAGGTCGATGCCCGCATGACCACCTCGACCATGTTGGGAAGTTTCCGCAAGAGCATCAACACCCGTCAGGAATTTCTGGACCACCTCAGCCGCGGCGCGGAGCCGCTCAGGATATAA